The following proteins are co-located in the Paralichthys olivaceus isolate ysfri-2021 chromosome 2, ASM2471397v2, whole genome shotgun sequence genome:
- the LOC109648135 gene encoding semaphorin-3D-like isoform X1: MALNEMFDVRLQSCSSQTEDDGKVVKAVSVIKHNWDTEELILEELTVFQSPTPILSMKLSTKRQQLYVSGELSVAQLGLQRCELYGTDCAKCCLARDPYCSWDGQTCSRFFPTSKRRARRQDVKYGDPWSQCPVTEDGEFDMKSLYIRGSERRISSIDHVFKVTQRWNAEPRWSSLFVHIRDRHKSTAVFDSHVWIHPEAPAPPVFSLSRVFSLSCVYTGNVLEDSDAVEEKSVYGVEGNSTFLECVPWSPPAELRWTVQRHTGSSQQTEDRLPHSDDDRSLHMKRGLLVQRLELADAGVYTCSSHEHSYSQVLARYRVHIIPNHSLHPAARHQQSHGPNHGKTGPVGGALPVFLGQSGASHPPSSLPGLGNSWPPQHRSYKDLHMVGTKSLSVDEYCEQLWYREKRRQQKLRTLKLKQESRKARVRRNNPPEVPL; encoded by the exons ATGGCGCTGAACGAGATGTTTGACGTGAGgcttcagagctgcagctcacaaaccGAAG ATGATGGGAAGGTGGTGAAGGCGGTGTCGGTCATCAAACACAACTGGGACACAGAGGAGCTCATTCTGGAGGAGCTGACCGTCTTCCAG aGTCCGACTCCCATCCTGAGCATGAAGCTGTCGACCAAGAGG CAACAGCTGTACGTGTCCGGCGAGCTCAGCGTGGCCCAGCTGGGGCTCCAGAGGTGCGAGCTGTACGGGACGGACTGTGCTAAGTGTTGTCTGGCCAGAGACCCCTACTGCTCCTGGGATGGACAGACCTGCTCCAGGTTCTTCCCCACCAGCAAGAG GCGGGCACGGAGACAGGATGTGAAGTATGGAGACCCCTGGAGTCAGTGCCCAGTCACAGAGGACGGTGAGTTTGATATGAAGTCTCTTTATATCAgaggatctgagaggaggaTTTCCTCCATCGATCATGTGTTTAAAGTGACGCAGCGATGGAACGCAGAACCACGGTGGTCTTCGCTGTTCGTCCACATAAGAGATCGGCATAAATCCACAGCTGTGTTTGATTCTCACGTCTGGATCCATCCagaagctccagctcctcctgtgttcAGTCTGAGCAGGGTCTTCAGTTTGTCCTGTGTTTATACTGGAAATGTACTTGAAG ACTCTGACGCTGTGGAAGAGAAGTCGGTGTACGGCGTGGAGGGAAACTCCACCTTCCTGGAGTGTGTTCCTTGGTCACCTCCGGCCGAGCTCAGGTGGACGGTGCAGCGGCACACGGGCAGCTCGCAGCAAACTGAGGACAGA cttccTCACAGCGATGACGACCGCTCTCTCCACATGAAGCGTGGTTTGCTGGTTCAACGCCTGGAGCTGGCTGACGCAGGCGTCTACACCTGCAGCAGCCATGAGCACTCCTACAGCCAGGTCCTGGCCCGATACCGCGTTCACATCATCCCCAACCACAGCCTCCACCCAGCTGCCCGACACCAGCAGAGCCACGGCCCCAACCACGGGAAGACTGGCCCGGTGGGGGGAGCCCTACCTGTGTTCCTGGGCCAGTCCGGGGCCTCTCACCCGCCGTCGTCTCTGCCGGGACTTGGGAACTCGTGGCCGCCGCAGCACCGGAGCTACAAGGACCTGCACATGGTGGGGACCAAGAGTCTGAGCGTGGACGAGTACTGTGAGCAGCTGTGGTACCGAGAGAAGCGCCGGCAGCAGAAGCTCCGCactctgaagctgaaacaggagAGCAGGAAAGCTCGGGTGAGGAGGAACAACCCTCCTGAGGTTCCTCTCTAG
- the LOC109648135 gene encoding semaphorin-3D-like isoform X2, with protein sequence MALNEMFDVRLQSCSSQTEDDGKVVKAVSVIKHNWDTEELILEELTVFQSPTPILSMKLSTKRQQLYVSGELSVAQLGLQRCELYGTDCAKCCLARDPYCSWDGQTCSRFFPTSKRRARRQDVKYGDPWSQCPVTEDDSDAVEEKSVYGVEGNSTFLECVPWSPPAELRWTVQRHTGSSQQTEDRLPHSDDDRSLHMKRGLLVQRLELADAGVYTCSSHEHSYSQVLARYRVHIIPNHSLHPAARHQQSHGPNHGKTGPVGGALPVFLGQSGASHPPSSLPGLGNSWPPQHRSYKDLHMVGTKSLSVDEYCEQLWYREKRRQQKLRTLKLKQESRKARVRRNNPPEVPL encoded by the exons ATGGCGCTGAACGAGATGTTTGACGTGAGgcttcagagctgcagctcacaaaccGAAG ATGATGGGAAGGTGGTGAAGGCGGTGTCGGTCATCAAACACAACTGGGACACAGAGGAGCTCATTCTGGAGGAGCTGACCGTCTTCCAG aGTCCGACTCCCATCCTGAGCATGAAGCTGTCGACCAAGAGG CAACAGCTGTACGTGTCCGGCGAGCTCAGCGTGGCCCAGCTGGGGCTCCAGAGGTGCGAGCTGTACGGGACGGACTGTGCTAAGTGTTGTCTGGCCAGAGACCCCTACTGCTCCTGGGATGGACAGACCTGCTCCAGGTTCTTCCCCACCAGCAAGAG GCGGGCACGGAGACAGGATGTGAAGTATGGAGACCCCTGGAGTCAGTGCCCAGTCACAGAGGACG ACTCTGACGCTGTGGAAGAGAAGTCGGTGTACGGCGTGGAGGGAAACTCCACCTTCCTGGAGTGTGTTCCTTGGTCACCTCCGGCCGAGCTCAGGTGGACGGTGCAGCGGCACACGGGCAGCTCGCAGCAAACTGAGGACAGA cttccTCACAGCGATGACGACCGCTCTCTCCACATGAAGCGTGGTTTGCTGGTTCAACGCCTGGAGCTGGCTGACGCAGGCGTCTACACCTGCAGCAGCCATGAGCACTCCTACAGCCAGGTCCTGGCCCGATACCGCGTTCACATCATCCCCAACCACAGCCTCCACCCAGCTGCCCGACACCAGCAGAGCCACGGCCCCAACCACGGGAAGACTGGCCCGGTGGGGGGAGCCCTACCTGTGTTCCTGGGCCAGTCCGGGGCCTCTCACCCGCCGTCGTCTCTGCCGGGACTTGGGAACTCGTGGCCGCCGCAGCACCGGAGCTACAAGGACCTGCACATGGTGGGGACCAAGAGTCTGAGCGTGGACGAGTACTGTGAGCAGCTGTGGTACCGAGAGAAGCGCCGGCAGCAGAAGCTCCGCactctgaagctgaaacaggagAGCAGGAAAGCTCGGGTGAGGAGGAACAACCCTCCTGAGGTTCCTCTCTAG